Proteins encoded together in one Porites lutea chromosome 2, jaPorLute2.1, whole genome shotgun sequence window:
- the LOC140928034 gene encoding uncharacterized protein isoform X1, producing MARIHLLAVLILIQLVQAIIIYGTTNAVETVCVCSTMTIFPSPSVSKSPSILMSPSTSVRVSPSTSTSVLASPSVGTSTSVSPSTSTSISTSVLPSTSTSVSVGPLVSTSMSPSTSASVSVSPSVSTSVSTIVSASTSTSVSVSASVSTSPSVSTSASTSASVSTSASTSASVSPSDSPSVSTSASTSASVSTSVSVSASVSTSPSVSTSASTSASVSTSVSVSASVSTSPSVSTSASTSASVSTSASTSASVSPSDSPSVSTSASTSASVSTSVSVSASVSTSPSVSTSASTSASVSTSVSVSASVSMSPSVSTSASTSASVSISASTSASVSPSDSPSVSTSAYSSPTVPPNSVSPSTSVSTSATSVSMSPSTSTRVSTSASPSTSVGTSASPSTNTSVSMSPSTSTRVSASTSVRTSASVSPSTSTNILTTVVCRCYVPSSTVNAPPSSSVPSTSGRTVVYEPVDGQCQNVCCDGPGGPIKLIQNCSPSSECQGFSPEEKEEDGHCPGEEKGTCQCNKACSLHSPSFAVLAVITLVWMFRITVC from the exons GTACGACCAATGCTGTGGAAACGGTGTGTGTGTGCTCAACAATGACTATTTTCCCCAGTCCCTCTGTTAGCAAGTCACCCAGTATTTTAATGAGTCCAAGTACATCTGTCAGAGTGTCACCCAGTACATCAACTAGTGTTTTAGCAAGTCCTTCAGTTGGTACGTCaaccagtgtgtcaccaagtacGTCAACTAGTATCTCAACCAGTGTGTTACCCAGTACATCAACTAGTGTCTCAGTAGGTCCCTTAGTCAGTACCAGTATGTCACCCAGTACCAGTGCGTCAGTCAGTGTTTCACCCAGTGTCTCCACCAGTGTCTCAACAATTGTTTCAGCCAGTACATCAACCAGCGTCTCAGTCAGTGCGTCTGTTAGTACGTCACCTAGTGTCTCAACCAGTGCCAGTACGTCAGCCAGTGTCTCAACCAGTGCCAGCACGTCAGCCAGTGTCTCACCCAGTGACTCACCTAGTGTCTCAACCAGTGCCAGTACGTCAGCCAGTGTCTCAACTAGTGTCTCAGTCAGTGCATCTGTTAGTACGTCACCTAGTGTCTCAACCAGTGCCAGTACGTCAGCCAGTGTCTCAACCAGCGTCTCAGTCAGTGCATCTGTTAGTACGTCACCTAGTGTCTCAACCAGTGCCAGTACGTCAGCCAGTGTCTCAACCAGTGCCAGCACGTCAGCCAGTGTCTCACCCAGTGACTCACCTAGTGTCTCAACCAGTGCCAGTACGTCAGCCAGTGTCTCAACTAGTGTCTCAGTCAGTGCATCTGTTAGTACGTCACCTAGTGTCTCAACCAGTGCCAGTACGTCAGCCAGTGTCTCAACCAGCGTCTCAGTCAGTGCATCTGTTAGTATGTCACCTAGTGTCTCAACCAGTGCCAGTACGTCAGCCAGTGTCTCAATCAGTGCCAGTACGTCAGCCAGTGTCTCACCCAGTGACTCACCTAGTGTCTCCACCAGTGCCTATTCGTCACCCACTGTTCCGCCAAACAGTGTCTCACCTAGTACATCAGTCAGTACCTCGGCTACATCAGTCAGCATGTCACCCAGTACCTCAACTAGAGTCTCAACCAGTGCCTCGCCAAGTACATCAGTTGGTACCTCGGCTAGTCCGTCGACAAATACATCAGTCAGCATGTCACCCAGTACTTCAACCAGGGTCTCAGCATCTACATCTGTCCGTACATCAGCAAGCGTGTCACCCAGTACCTCCACTAACATATTAACCACTGTGGTTTGTCGTTGTTACGTGCCCAGCAGTACTGTGAATGCACCGCCATCTAGTTCTGTACCATCCACATCAGGTAG AACTGTGGTATACGAGCCCGTAGATGGGCAATGCCAAAACGTATGCTGCGACGGGCCTGGAGGCCCTATTAAACTCATACAGAACTGCAGTCCGTCTAGCGAATGTCAAGGATTTTCACccgaagaaaaagaagaggatgGGCACTGCCCTGGTGAAGAGAAAGGCACTTGTCAATGTAACAAAG CCTGTTCCCTTCATTCTCCAAGTTTCGCCGTCCTCGCTGTGATAACGTTGGTATGGATGTTCAG GATCACAGTATGTTAA
- the LOC140928034 gene encoding uncharacterized protein isoform X2, whose product MARIHLLAVLILIQLVQAIIIYGTTNAVETVCVCSTMTIFPSPSVSKSPSILMSPSTSVRVSPSTSTSVLASPSVGTSTSVSPSTSTSISTSVLPSTSTSVSVGPLVSTSMSPSTSASVSVSPSVSTSVSTIVSASTSTSVSVSASVSTSPSVSTSASTSASVSPSDSPSVSTSASTSASVSTSVSVSASVSTSPSVSTSASTSASVSTSVSVSASVSTSPSVSTSASTSASVSTSASTSASVSPSDSPSVSTSASTSASVSTSVSVSASVSTSPSVSTSASTSASVSTSVSVSASVSMSPSVSTSASTSASVSISASTSASVSPSDSPSVSTSAYSSPTVPPNSVSPSTSVSTSATSVSMSPSTSTRVSTSASPSTSVGTSASPSTNTSVSMSPSTSTRVSASTSVRTSASVSPSTSTNILTTVVCRCYVPSSTVNAPPSSSVPSTSGRTVVYEPVDGQCQNVCCDGPGGPIKLIQNCSPSSECQGFSPEEKEEDGHCPGEEKGTCQCNKACSLHSPSFAVLAVITLVWMFRITVC is encoded by the exons GTACGACCAATGCTGTGGAAACGGTGTGTGTGTGCTCAACAATGACTATTTTCCCCAGTCCCTCTGTTAGCAAGTCACCCAGTATTTTAATGAGTCCAAGTACATCTGTCAGAGTGTCACCCAGTACATCAACTAGTGTTTTAGCAAGTCCTTCAGTTGGTACGTCaaccagtgtgtcaccaagtacGTCAACTAGTATCTCAACCAGTGTGTTACCCAGTACATCAACTAGTGTCTCAGTAGGTCCCTTAGTCAGTACCAGTATGTCACCCAGTACCAGTGCGTCAGTCAGTGTTTCACCCAGTGTCTCCACCAGTGTCTCAACAATTGTTTCAGCCAGTACATCAACCAGCGTCTCAGTCAGTGCGTCTGTTAGTACGTCACCTAGTGTCTCAACCAGTGCCAGTACGTCAGCCAGTGTCTCA CCCAGTGACTCACCTAGTGTCTCAACCAGTGCCAGTACGTCAGCCAGTGTCTCAACTAGTGTCTCAGTCAGTGCATCTGTTAGTACGTCACCTAGTGTCTCAACCAGTGCCAGTACGTCAGCCAGTGTCTCAACCAGCGTCTCAGTCAGTGCATCTGTTAGTACGTCACCTAGTGTCTCAACCAGTGCCAGTACGTCAGCCAGTGTCTCAACCAGTGCCAGCACGTCAGCCAGTGTCTCACCCAGTGACTCACCTAGTGTCTCAACCAGTGCCAGTACGTCAGCCAGTGTCTCAACTAGTGTCTCAGTCAGTGCATCTGTTAGTACGTCACCTAGTGTCTCAACCAGTGCCAGTACGTCAGCCAGTGTCTCAACCAGCGTCTCAGTCAGTGCATCTGTTAGTATGTCACCTAGTGTCTCAACCAGTGCCAGTACGTCAGCCAGTGTCTCAATCAGTGCCAGTACGTCAGCCAGTGTCTCACCCAGTGACTCACCTAGTGTCTCCACCAGTGCCTATTCGTCACCCACTGTTCCGCCAAACAGTGTCTCACCTAGTACATCAGTCAGTACCTCGGCTACATCAGTCAGCATGTCACCCAGTACCTCAACTAGAGTCTCAACCAGTGCCTCGCCAAGTACATCAGTTGGTACCTCGGCTAGTCCGTCGACAAATACATCAGTCAGCATGTCACCCAGTACTTCAACCAGGGTCTCAGCATCTACATCTGTCCGTACATCAGCAAGCGTGTCACCCAGTACCTCCACTAACATATTAACCACTGTGGTTTGTCGTTGTTACGTGCCCAGCAGTACTGTGAATGCACCGCCATCTAGTTCTGTACCATCCACATCAGGTAG AACTGTGGTATACGAGCCCGTAGATGGGCAATGCCAAAACGTATGCTGCGACGGGCCTGGAGGCCCTATTAAACTCATACAGAACTGCAGTCCGTCTAGCGAATGTCAAGGATTTTCACccgaagaaaaagaagaggatgGGCACTGCCCTGGTGAAGAGAAAGGCACTTGTCAATGTAACAAAG CCTGTTCCCTTCATTCTCCAAGTTTCGCCGTCCTCGCTGTGATAACGTTGGTATGGATGTTCAG GATCACAGTATGTTAA